One genomic window of Pseudomonas sp. LFM046 includes the following:
- the miaA gene encoding tRNA (adenosine(37)-N6)-dimethylallyltransferase MiaA, with protein MSRLPPAIFLMGPTAAGKTDLALELARTLPCELISVDSALIYRGMDIGTAKPDKATLAEFPHCLIDIRDPAESYSAAEFRSDALAAMAEISAKGRIPLLVGGTMLYYKALLEGLADMPCADPKVRAELEARAAREGWEALHKELAAVDPESAARIHPNDPQRLTRALEVFKVSGLTMTAHRQRQAAQNLAGNAPGSAHLPYNVAHLAIAPTQRQVLHERIAQRFRLMLEQGFIEEVEALRSRSDLHSGLPSIRAVGYRQVWEYLDGGLTRSEMEERGIIATRQLAKRQFTWLRSWSDLHWLDSLACDNLPRTLKYLRSVSILD; from the coding sequence GAACCCTGCCTTGCGAGCTGATCAGCGTCGATTCGGCGCTGATCTACCGTGGCATGGACATCGGTACCGCCAAACCGGACAAGGCCACTCTGGCCGAATTCCCCCATTGTCTGATTGATATCCGCGACCCGGCCGAGAGCTACTCGGCGGCGGAGTTCCGCTCCGATGCCCTGGCCGCCATGGCGGAAATCAGCGCCAAGGGCAGAATTCCGCTCCTGGTCGGCGGCACCATGCTTTATTACAAGGCCTTGCTTGAGGGGTTGGCGGACATGCCCTGCGCCGACCCCAAGGTGCGCGCCGAGCTGGAAGCTCGCGCCGCCCGCGAGGGTTGGGAGGCTCTGCATAAGGAGCTGGCGGCGGTGGACCCGGAATCCGCCGCGCGCATCCATCCCAACGACCCCCAGCGGCTGACCCGGGCGCTGGAAGTCTTCAAGGTCAGCGGCCTTACCATGACGGCCCATCGGCAGCGGCAGGCTGCACAAAATTTGGCCGGTAACGCGCCCGGCTCGGCGCATTTGCCTTATAATGTCGCCCACCTTGCCATCGCTCCCACGCAGCGGCAGGTGCTACACGAAAGAATTGCGCAACGTTTTCGCCTGATGCTGGAACAGGGCTTCATCGAAGAGGTCGAAGCGCTGCGCAGCAGAAGTGACTTGCATTCAGGACTGCCGTCTATCAGGGCGGTCGGCTATCGCCAGGTGTGGGAATACCTGGATGGAGGGTTGACCCGCTCCGAGATGGAGGAGCGAGGCATCATCGCCACCCGCCAACTGGCCAAACGGCAGTTCACCTGGTTACGCAGTTGGTCCGATCTTCACTGGTTGGACAGCCTGGCTTGCGACAATCTGCCGCGTACCTTGAAATACCTGAGGTCGGTCTCCATATTGGACTGA
- the hflX gene encoding ribosome rescue GTPase HflX, with amino-acid sequence MFFERPGGGERAILVHLEGQDPEAREDPQEFVELARSAGADTVAFVSVSRHQPTAKYLIGSGKVDELHELVKAEQAELVIFNHTLTPSQERNLERALECRVLDRTGLILDIFAQRARTHEGKLQVELAQLNHMSTRLVRGWTHLERQKGGIGLRGPGETQLETDRRLLRVRIRQIKQRLEKVRSQREQARRGRKRADIPAVSLVGYTNAGKSTLFNALTTAEVYAADQLFATLDPTLRRLELDDLGPIVLADTVGFIRHLPHKLVEAFRATLEESANADLLLHVIDAHEPERMAQIEQVLAVLGEIGAEGLPMLEVYNKVDLLESVEPHIQRDEEGKPERVWLSARDGSGLELLEQAVAELLGDDLFVGTLRLPQRFGRLRAQFFALGAVQTEDHNEAGDILLAVRLPRVELNRLVSREGWQPSEFLEQHTLQ; translated from the coding sequence TTGTTTTTCGAACGCCCTGGTGGTGGTGAACGGGCCATCCTGGTTCATCTGGAAGGTCAAGATCCCGAGGCGCGCGAAGACCCGCAGGAGTTCGTGGAACTTGCTCGTTCGGCCGGTGCGGACACGGTGGCATTCGTCTCCGTTTCCCGTCACCAGCCAACGGCCAAGTACCTGATCGGTAGCGGCAAGGTCGACGAGCTGCACGAGTTGGTCAAGGCCGAGCAGGCCGAACTGGTCATCTTCAACCACACCCTCACACCCAGCCAGGAGCGCAACCTCGAGCGCGCCCTGGAGTGCCGGGTGCTCGACCGTACTGGTCTGATTCTCGATATCTTCGCCCAACGCGCCCGTACCCATGAAGGCAAGCTGCAGGTCGAACTGGCCCAGCTCAATCACATGAGCACGCGCCTGGTGCGTGGCTGGACCCACCTTGAGCGCCAGAAAGGCGGCATCGGCCTGCGTGGCCCGGGTGAAACCCAGCTTGAAACCGACCGCCGTCTGCTGCGTGTGCGCATACGCCAGATCAAGCAACGCTTGGAAAAGGTCCGCAGCCAGCGCGAGCAGGCTCGTCGCGGGCGCAAGCGTGCAGACATCCCGGCTGTTTCCCTGGTGGGCTATACCAACGCCGGCAAGTCCACACTGTTCAATGCGCTGACCACCGCCGAGGTGTATGCGGCCGACCAGTTGTTCGCCACCCTCGACCCTACTTTGCGCCGGCTTGAGCTGGACGATCTGGGGCCGATAGTGCTGGCCGACACCGTAGGTTTCATTCGCCATCTGCCACACAAGCTGGTGGAGGCCTTCCGGGCTACCCTTGAGGAATCTGCCAACGCCGATCTTCTGCTGCATGTGATCGACGCGCACGAGCCCGAGCGCATGGCGCAAATCGAACAAGTGCTGGCGGTGCTGGGTGAGATCGGTGCCGAAGGCCTGCCGATGCTGGAGGTCTACAACAAGGTCGACCTGCTGGAGAGCGTCGAGCCGCACATCCAGCGTGATGAGGAAGGCAAGCCCGAGCGGGTCTGGCTTTCGGCGCGCGATGGCAGTGGCCTCGAGCTGCTGGAGCAGGCGGTGGCCGAGTTGCTGGGCGATGACCTGTTCGTGGGTACCCTGCGCTTGCCGCAGCGTTTCGGTCGGCTCCGGGCCCAGTTCTTCGCGTTGGGTGCGGTGCAGACCGAAGATCACAATGAGGCCGGGGACATCCTCTTGGCCGTGCGTTTGCCGCGCGTCGAACTGAATCGGCTGGTCAGTCGCGAGGGCTGGCAGCCCAGCGAGTTCCTCGAGCAACACACTTTGCAATAA
- the hfq gene encoding RNA chaperone Hfq gives MSKGHSLQDPYLNTLRKERVPVSIYLVNGIKLQGQIESFDQFVILLKNTVSQMVYKHAISTVVPSRPVRLPSASEQEQPEPGNA, from the coding sequence ATGTCAAAAGGGCATTCGCTACAAGACCCTTACCTCAATACCCTGCGTAAGGAGCGCGTACCGGTTTCCATCTATCTGGTCAACGGCATCAAGCTGCAGGGCCAGATCGAATCCTTCGACCAGTTCGTGATTCTGCTGAAGAACACTGTCAGCCAGATGGTCTACAAGCACGCCATCTCCACCGTTGTACCGAGTCGTCCGGTACGTCTGCCCAGCGCTTCCGAGCAAGAGCAGCCTGAGCCGGGTAACGCCTGA